A segment of the Brevibacterium zhoupengii genome:
GGTCGTCCAGGCGAAGCCGAGGTCGATCGTCAGACCCCGCTTCTTCTCTTCGGCCCAGCGGTCCGGTTCCATCCCGGTCAGGGCTCCCACCAGGGTGGACTTCCCGTGATCGACGTGGCCGGCGGTCGCGAGGACGTACATCGTGGTCATTGTTCTGAAGAGTCCTCGTCACCGTCGCCGAGGTGGTGCTTGAGACGATCGAGGAGCCTGCTGTCATCGCCCGGTTCGATATCGACGAGGTCGGCTCCTCGAATGCGGGCAATTGCGTCGACGATCCGCTGGTCCTCGACTTCGGGCACGCAGCGCAGGTCGATGAGGCATCGTCCCTGGTGAACCCGGGCGACAATGGCCGGGTCACCCTTGCGAAGTTCCGCGGCGAAGTACTCAGGCAGTTCGACGGCCCAACCAGGCAACGGCACACCAGGGGCTCCCCCGCCGCCGACGCGGCCGTCGTGCGCGACGACGACTCCGGAGGCAAGCTCTGCAAAGCGCTCGGTGCGTTCCTGAAGGCGATCGACGTCGATGTGCAGGGCTTCCTGGACGGGGTTCTCGGTGTTCGCGACCGTGGCCTCGATTGCCGCCAGCGTGAGCTTGTCGGTGCGCATGGCCCGGGCCAGGGGGTGTTTCGCGATGCGCTGCACTGCGTCGCTGCGGCCGAGGATGAGGCCGGCCTGCGGGCCGCCGAGGAGTTTGTCGCCGCTGACGATGACGACGTCGGCTCCGGCGGCGAGCGCACTGGCGATGTCGGGTTCGTCGGGCAGCGCCGGGACGGGCTCGAAGAGTCCGCTGCCCAGATCGGCGATGAGTGGGAGTCCGTGTTCGTCGGCGAGTTCACGCAGCTGCGCGATCTCGACGGAGGAGGTGAAGCCTTCGACCCGGAAATTGCTCGTGTGGACCTTGAGCAGGCTCGCCGTCTGGCCGGTGATGGCCTGGGCGTAGTCGTCGAGGTGGGTGCGGTTCGTCATGCCGACTTCCCGCAGCCGTGAGCCCGTCGTCGCCATGAGGTCGGGCAGGCGGAAGCCGGCACCGATCTCGATGAGTTCCCCGCGGCTGATGATGATCTCACTCGCCGGATTGTCAGCGAGCACGTTGTCACCGCGCAGCGCGGTGACGGCGAGCAGCAGCGCGGCGGCACCGTTGTTGACGACCAGGGCGTCCTCCGCGCGGGGGCAGGCGCGCAGCAGTGCCTGCTTTGCGCCGGTCCCACGCTTGCTGCGCTTCCCTGTCTGTAAGTCCATCTCCACGTCGACATAGCCGCTCGCCTCGGCCACGGCCTGTTTGGCTGCGGCAGACAGTGGGGCGCGGCCGAGGTTGGTGTGGACGATGATTCCGGTGGCGTTGAGCACCGGGGTCAGGGAGGAGGCCGAACGGGTGGTCACGTTGCGGATGACGGTGGGGGCCACCTCGGCGACGGGGATGTCACCGGCACGAGCGGCGCTCTGAGCTTCAGAGATAATCGCTTTGATTGTCGCCTGGCTCCGGCTCTCACCTGCGGCGATGACCTCGGGGAGGGCGA
Coding sequences within it:
- the selA gene encoding L-seryl-tRNA(Sec) selenium transferase — translated: MVDTDPRRSIPRTDHLLALPEVIAAGESRSQATIKAIISEAQSAARAGDIPVAEVAPTVIRNVTTRSASSLTPVLNATGIIVHTNLGRAPLSAAAKQAVAEASGYVDVEMDLQTGKRSKRGTGAKQALLRACPRAEDALVVNNGAAALLLAVTALRGDNVLADNPASEIIISRGELIEIGAGFRLPDLMATTGSRLREVGMTNRTHLDDYAQAITGQTASLLKVHTSNFRVEGFTSSVEIAQLRELADEHGLPLIADLGSGLFEPVPALPDEPDIASALAAGADVVIVSGDKLLGGPQAGLILGRSDAVQRIAKHPLARAMRTDKLTLAAIEATVANTENPVQEALHIDVDRLQERTERFAELASGVVVAHDGRVGGGGAPGVPLPGWAVELPEYFAAELRKGDPAIVARVHQGRCLIDLRCVPEVEDQRIVDAIARIRGADLVDIEPGDDSRLLDRLKHHLGDGDEDSSEQ